The following proteins are encoded in a genomic region of Brachypodium distachyon strain Bd21 chromosome 1, Brachypodium_distachyon_v3.0, whole genome shotgun sequence:
- the LOC100830568 gene encoding skin secretory protein xP2, whose amino-acid sequence MAARFPSLLCVALLCLLAPHSLAQTSPAAAPANNAPPKPSSKATPAPVATTPTASPAPPAADAAPPTPAAAAAPATTTPASAAPKSSPATPAAAPTTPVTVPAPVQAPTTAPPTPKAPAPVTVPAPVQAPAMAPPKPKAPAPVTAPAPVQAPAMAPPKPKAPAPALPKATAPAPAATAPAVVAPAAAAPTVEAPAAAAPTVEAPAAASPALVPAAAPAPETKPIEGPAPAPAKKKSSSKDKKKKKKMAPAPAPAAVAPVAKATEAPVSAAAAPGPSGASTAADTANAAGRTTQTMASMILVALGVVAMLA is encoded by the exons ATGGCGGCACGGTTTCCCTCTCTCCTCTGCGTGGCGCTGCTCTGCCTCTTGGCGCCGCATTCCCTCGCGCAGACATCGCCCGCAGCCGCCCCGGCCAACAACGCTCCGCCGAAGCCCTCCTCCAAGGCCACGCCGGCTCCGGTCGCCACCACTCCTACCGCCAGCCCGGCCCCGCCTGCTGCCGACGCAGCACCCCCcactcctgccgcggcagcggcgccagcCACTACTACCCCTGCTTCCGCCGCGCCCAAGTCTTCCCCAGCCacccctgccgccgcgcccaccACCCCCGTCACAGTACCCGCGCCGGTCCAGGCCCCCACTACGGCACCTCCCACGCCCAAGGCCCCCGCGCCCGTGACAGTACCGGCGCCTGTCCAGGCCCCGGCTATGGCGCCTCCTAAGCCCAAGGCCCCCGCGCCCGTGACAGCACCGGCGCCTGTCCAGGCCCCGGCTATGGCGCCTCCTAAGCCCAAGGCCCCCGCGCCTGCACTGCCGAAGGCCACCGCACCTGCCCCCGCGGCAACCGCTCCTGCCGTAGTTGCACCAGCGGCCGCTGCTCCCACAGTTGAGGCACCGGCAGCCGCTGCTCCCACCGTTGAGGCACCGGCGGCCGCTTCCCCCGCGCTCGTtccagcagcggcgccggccccGGAGACGAAGCCCATCGAAGGACCGGCCCCCGCGCCAGCCAAGAAGAAGTCGTCGTCcaaggacaagaagaagaagaagaagatggcccCCGCCCCGGCTCCGGCCGCAGTGGCACCCGTCGCCAAGGCCACCGAGGCGCCCGTCTCTGCCGCTGCGGCCCCCGGACCCAGCGGAgcatccaccgccgccgacaccGCA AATGCTGCGGGAAGAACCACCCAGACGATGGCGAGCATGATTCTGGTGGCGCTTGGCGTCGTGGCGATGCTCGCCTAG
- the LOC100832220 gene encoding mitotic checkpoint protein BUB3.1, whose product MSDASAAPAAAMGSGRELANPPADGISNLRFSNHSDHLLVSSWDKTVRLYDADANVLKGEFAHPGPVLDCCFHDDSSGFSAGADHTVRRLVFTSSKEDVLGRHDGPVCCVEYSYAAGQVITGSWDKTIKCWDPRGVSGPERTLVGTYAQPERVYSMSLVGNRLVVATAGRHVNIYDLRNMSQPEQKRDSSLKYQTRCVRCFPNGTGYALSSVEGRVSMEFFDLSESAQSKKYAFKCHRKSESGRDTVYPVNAIAFHPIYGTFATGGCDGYVNVWDGTNKKRLYQYSKYASSIAALSFSKDGHMLAVASSYTYEEGEKSHEPDAIFIRGVNEVEVKPKPKALTAPK is encoded by the exons ATGAGTGACGCCTCCGCCGCACCAGCAGCCGCTATGGGCAGCGGCAGGGAGCTCGCGAACCCTCCAGCCGACGGCATCTCCAATCTCCGCTTCTCCAACCACAGCGACCacctcctcgtctcctcctGGGACAAG ACGGTTCGGCTATACGATGCCGATGCAAACGTGCTCAAGGGAGAATTCGCGCACCCCGGGCCCGTGCTCGACTGCTGCTTCCACGACGACTCCTCGGGGTTTAGTGCTGGCGCCGACCATACAGTGCGGAG ATTAGTATTTACTTCGTCAAAAGAGGATGTTCTTGGGCGGCATGATGGTCCTGTTTGCTGTGTGGAGTACTCTTATGCTGCAG GACAAGTCATCACAGGTAGCTGGGACAAGACAATTAAATGCTGGGATCCTAGAGGAGTGAGTGGACCAGAGCGTACACTTGTAGGGACATATGCTCAACCAGAGCGTGTCTATTCTATGTCATTGGTAGGAAATAGGTTGGTTGTTGCAACTGCAGGAAGGCATGTCAATATTTATGATTTGCGCAATATGTCACAACCTGAACAAAAAAGGGATTCGTCTTTGAAATACCAAACACGCTGTGTTCGATGTTTTCCTAACGGAACAG GGTATGCTTTAAGTTCTGTCGAAGGACGAGTTTCTATGGAATTCTTTGACCTTTCAGAGTCTGCACAATCTAAAAA GTATGCTTTCAAGTGTCATCGGAAATCCGAGTCTGGCAGGGACACCGTTTATCCTGTCAATGCTATTGCATTCCATCCAAT ATATGGCACCTTTGCCACTGGAGGGTGTGATGGATATGTAAATGTATGGGATGGCACTAACAAGAAAAGACTATATCAG TACTCGAAGTACGCATCAAGCATCGCGGCTCTGTCATTCAGCAAGGATGGGCATATGCTCGCTGTGGCATCAAGCTACACTTACGAAGAGGGAGAGAAATC CCATGAGCCTGATGCAATATTTATCCGAGGGGTGAATGAAGTTGAGGTAAAGCCGAAGCCCAAGGCATTGACCGCACCCAAGTAG